A single region of the Drosophila takahashii strain IR98-3 E-12201 chromosome 2R, DtakHiC1v2, whole genome shotgun sequence genome encodes:
- the Sema2b gene encoding semaphorin-2A, with protein MCATGNPHHRLGSLSALLLLLLVAQTIHVEYARADYENTWNLYYEPPCCTGSAAGHHLRHHKDHVKDFSCGPLHYKTFYMDEHNNALYVGAMDRIFRLNLRNISQSICERDVLILEPTGSDILNCVSKGKREKVECRNHIRVIQPMNFNGQKLYVCGTNAHNPKDYVINANLTHLPRSQYVPGVGLGIGKCPYDPADNSTAVYVENGNPFGLPALYAGTNAEFTKADSVIFRSDLYNLTNGRKEANFKRTVKYDSKLLDKPNFVGSFEIGEFVYFFFREHAVEYINCGKAVYSRVARVCKNDRGGKYMISQNWATYLKARMNCSISSEFPFYFNEIQSVYKMPTDDTKFYATFTTNTNGLIGSAVCSYDIRDINAAFDGKFKEQATSNSAWLPVLNSKVPEPRPGTCHNDTATLPDSVLNFIRKHPLMDKAVDHEFGNPVFFKRDVILTKLVVDKIRIDKLNQEFLVYFVATTSGHIYKIVQFMHYGQRHSNLVDVFEASPHNEPIRELTLSQKTGSLYLATDHQVKQIDIAMCARRYDSCFRCVADPYCGWDDDVKACRPYQLGLLQDVANETSGICDTSILRKKVTSSYGQTLHLSCFVKMPEVLRKKQTRWYHHSTEKGRYEVRYTPTKYIETNEGGLVLLAVNEGDGGRYDSYLDGTLLCSYGVTVDAHRCSPPSQKQDYQKIYSHWCNEFEKYKSAMKQWQAKQEQCGLKDKTGPISSNGKHVNDVFSNDALV; from the exons ATCATGTCAAGGACTTCAGTTGCGGCCCGCTGCACTACAAGACCTTCTATATGGATGAGCACAATAATGCCCTATACGTGGGCGCCAT GGATCGCATATTTCGGCTCAATCTGCGCAACATCAGCCAATCTATTTGCGAG CGCGATGTCCTCATATTGGAGCCCACCGGATCGGATATCCTGAACTGTGTGTCCAAGGGCAAACGGGAG AAGGTGGAATGCCGCAATCACATAAGGGTTATCCAGCCGATGAACTTCAATGGCCAGAAGCTGTATGTCTGCGGAAccaacgcccacaatcccAAGGATTACGTAATAAAT GCGAACTTAACACATTTACCCAGATCCCAGTACGTGCCCGGCGTTGGCCTGGGCATTGGCAAGTGTCCCTACGATCCTGCTGACAACTCAACCGCCGTCTATGTGGAGAACGGAAATCCCTTCGGCCTGCCCGCCCTG TACGCCGGCACGAATGCAGAGTTCACCAAGGCGGATTCCGTCATATTCCGCTCGGACCTGTACAACCTGACAAATGGACGCAAGGAGGCCAACTTCAAGAGAACCGTGAAATACGACTCCAAGCTGTTGGACA AACCCAACTTTGTGGGCTCCTTTGAGATTGGCGAGTTCGTATACTTCTTCTTCCGCGAACATGCCGTGGAGTACATAAATTGTGGAAAGGCTGTCTACTCGCGAGTGGCTCGCGTTTGCAAGAACGACAGGGGTGGCAAGTACATGATCAGCCAGAACTGGGCGACCTATCTGAAGGCCCGCATGAACTGCAGCATCTCCAGCGAATTCCCGTTCTACTTCAACGAGATACAATCGGTCTACAAGATGCCAACGGACGATACCAAGTTCTATGCCACGTTCACAACGAATACGAATGGCCTGATTGGATCGGCAGTCTGCAGCTACGACATCCGGGACATCAACGCGGCCTTCGACG GCAAATTCAAGGAGCAGGCCACCTCGAACAGCGCCTGGCTGCCCGTGCTGAACTCCAAAGTACCGGAGCCACGTCCGGGCACTTGCCACAACGACACCGCCACGCTGCCCGACTCCGTGTTGAATTTCATTCGCAAACATCCGCTAATGGACAAGGCGGTCGATCATGAATTTGGCAATCCGGTCTTCTTCAAGCGGGACGTCATACTCACCAAGCTGGTGGTGGACAA GATACGCATCGACAAGCTGAACCAGGAGTTCCTAGTGTACTTTGTGGCCACGACGTCTGGTCACATCTACAAGATAGTGCAGTTCATGCACTACGGCCAGCGGCACTCCAACCTGGTGGACGTATTCGAGGCCTCGCCGCACAACGAACCCATCCGGGAGTTGACCCTCAGCCAGAAGACGGGATCCCTGTACCTGGCCACCGATCACCAAGTGAAGCAGATCGACATTGCCATGTGTGCCCGGCGCTACGACAGCTGCTTCCGCTGCGTGGCGGATCCCTACTGCGGCTGGGACGATGACGTCAAGGCCTGCCGACCCTATCAGCTGGGCCTCCTGCAGGACGTGGCCAACGAGACGTCCGGGATCTGCGATACGAGCATCCTGCGAAAGAAGGTCACCTCCTCGTACGGCCAGACCCTGCACCTCTCCTGCTTTGTCAAAATGCCGGAGGTTCTGAGGAAGAAGCAGACGCGCTGGTACCATCACTCCACCGAAAAAGGACG CTACGAGGTTCGCTACACGCCCACCAAATACATCGAGACGAACGAGGGCGGCCTGGTCCTGCTGGCGGTGAACGAGGGCGACGGCGGGCGGTACGACAGCTACTTGGATGGCACCCTGCTCTGCAGCTACGGCGTCACCGTGGACGCCCACAG ATGCTCGCCGCCGTCGCAGAAGCAGGACTACCAGAAAATCTACTCGCACTGGTGCAACGAGTTCGAGAAATACAAATCGGCCATGAAGCAATGGCAGGCCAAACAGGAG CAATGCGGCCTCAAGGATAAAACAGGACCAATCAGCAGCAACGGCAAGCACGTGAACGATGTGTTCAGCAATGATGCTTTGGTCTGA
- the Menl-1 gene encoding NADP-dependent malic enzyme — MSFFRILTTGFTRRTSISRTQQSNVECHRNSCNHDTIRVPIEVVLSDKCNKSLAFTLEERQRLCIHGLMPACVRSYEEQMLAIESNFHSFETNVARYRYLRALRQGYERLYFQFVSKNVQIVLPIIYTPTVGVACTIYGMLYRGITGIHITKHDRGHIKQVLGNWPEQSQVKAICVTDGERILGLGDLGANGMGISVGKMELYTALAGIPPSLLLPICLDVGTNNKMLHEDPLYIGLRDKRMKGDEYVSFVDEFMESVVETFGRETLIHFEDFATPNAFMFLNRYRDCYCHFNDDIQGTASVGLGGLLGIQRITKKPLEEHIILFAGAGSAVMGIAYLLKTELMARGFTEEEAARNIYIYDQGGALTTGRRDIPENLVVFAKDMKKIKKLEKLVEKVKPSIIMGATSAPGLFSEKIIRTMAESHERPGIFAFSNPTNKSECTAEQAYQFSDGKAIFSAGSPFPPVEFNGKRLTPGQANNCFAFPGLVLGTMTVLADRMPDEIFLLAAHELSKFPTDEDLAGGRVYPLVKQANEVALKIGVKVAQYLIENGFAKRPLESAEVQEYISKNSYQLEYGSALAETWKYPEMKPHPSTAPFEKKLKGKK; from the exons ATGAGTTTCTTCAGAATATTGACCACTGGTTTTACCCGACGAACTTCGATTTCCAGGACACAGCAATCGAATGTCGAGTGCCATCGCAACTCCTGCAATCATGATACAATCCGTGTTCCCATTGAGGTGGTTCTCTCCGACAAGTGTAACAAG TCCCTGGCTTTCACTTTAGAGGAACGCCAGCGACTGTGCATCCATGGTCTCATGCCGGCCTGCGTTCGTTCCTACGAAGAACAAATGTTGGCCATCGAGTCGAACTTCCATTCGTTCGAAACGAATGTGGCGAGATATCGCTACTTGAGGGCCCTGCGTCAGGGCTACGAGAGGCTGTACTTCCAGTTCGTGTCCAAGAACGTTCAGATCGTGCTGCCCATTATATACACGCCCACTGTAGGCGTGGCCTGCACCATTTACGGGATGCTGTACCGCGGGATAACCGGCATACATATCACCAAGCACGATCGCGGGCATATAAAGCAGGTCCTGGGAAATTGGCCCGAGCAGAGCCAGGTGAAAGCCATCTGTGTGACGGATGGCGAACGCATCCTGGGATTGGGCGACCTGGGGGCCAATGGCATGGGCATTTCGGTGGGGAAAATGGAACTCTACACTGCGCTCGCAGGAATTCCACCCAGTTTGCTGTTGCCCATTTGCCTGGATGTGGGCACAAACAACAAGATGCTCCACGAGGATCCTTTGTACATTGGTCTACGCGATAAGCGAATGAAGGGCGATGAGTATGTGTCCTTTGTGGACGAGTTCATGGAGTCGGTGGTGGAGACCTTCGGCCGGGAGACGCTCATCCACTTCGAGGACTTTGCCACGCCCAATGCCTTCATGTTTCTGAATCGGTATCGCGATTGCTATTGCCACTTCAACGACGACATCCAGGGAACGGCCTCTGTGGGCCTCGGCGGATTGCTGGGCATCCAGCGGATAACCAAGAAGCCGCTGGAGGAGCACATCATCCTGTTCGCCGGCGCAGGAAGCGCTGTCATGGGAATCGCCTATCTGCTGAAGACGGAACTGATGGCCCGGGGATTCACCGAGGAGGAGGCCGCCAGGAACATTTATATATACGATCAAGGCGGTGCGCTGACCACAGGGAGAAGAGATATACCGGAGAACCTCGTTGTATTCGCCAAGGATATGAAGAAAATTAAGAAGCTGGAGAAGCTGGTGGAGAAGGTCAAGCCCTCGATTATAATGGGTGCCACCTCGGCCCCAGGACTCTTCTCGGAGAAGATAATACGAACCATGGCCGAGAGTCACGAGCGTCCCGGCATCTTTGCCTTCTCCAATCCGACCAATAAATCCGAGTGCACTGCCGAACAAGCCTACCAATTCTCGGAT GGAAAGGCCATATTCTCGGCTGGTTCTCCCTTTCCGCCCGTGGAGTTCAACGGCAAGCGGCTCACTCCCGGCCAGGCCAACAACTGCTTCGCCTTTCCCGGCCTGGTTTTGGGCACAATGACAGTTTTGGCCGACAGAATGCCAGACGAAATCTTCCTTTTGGCCGCCCACGAGCTGTCGAAATTCCCCACGGACGAGGATTTGGCAGGAGGTCGTGTCTATCCGCTGGTAAAGCAGGCCAATGAAGTGGCCTTGAAAATAGGAGTTAAGGTGGCCCAGTATCTGATAGAGAACG gTTTCGCCAAACGACCTCTAGAGTCTGCTGAAGTACAGGAGTACATCTCAAAGAATTCCTATCAGCTGGAATATGGAAGTGCTCTGGCCGAGACTTGGAAATACCCAGAGATGAAACCGCATCCCAGTACGGCGCCCTTTGAAAAGAAGCTTAAGGGGAAAAAGTAG